The following coding sequences are from one Nymphalis io chromosome 5, ilAglIoxx1.1, whole genome shotgun sequence window:
- the LOC126768295 gene encoding tRNA N6-adenosine threonylcarbamoyltransferase, mitochondrial-like, translating to MITLRFKCFTSAVLRKTKLNINNNLKRTRHYSCLLGIETSCDDTGCAIINDSGEVVGETLQSQNLMHLRNGGIIPDVAQDLHRKHIEPTVDKTLQAANISMSDISAIAVTLQPGLPLSLAIGMKYAKYLARKFNKPIIPIHHMEAHALVVRMEHEVSFPFLTLLISGGHCLLAVAQDVNKFLLLGESMDCAPGEVFDKIARRMKLRNVPEYSQMCGGQAVEMAASKATNPNMFKLPLPLAEYKDCNFSFNGLKTSVMYQLFKKEKVHNINADKLIPEVNDLCAATLMAVSRHLIHRTQRAIEFCSKNNLIPNNKKQLVVSGGVACNKYIFNSLTILCNELDYAIFRPAPKLCTDNGVMIAWNGLEKWRRNIDIVTDLETLDIKAQSPLGVSLVNKVIEARIPMKLLKIKVKL from the coding sequence atgattactttaagatttaaatgttttacttcTGCAGTTCTTAGAAAAACGAAACTTAACatcaacaataatttaaaaaggacTCGACACTATTCATGTCTCCTTGGAATAGAAACGTCCTGCGATGATACCGGTTGTGCTATAATCAATGATAGTGGCGAAGTAGTAGGGGAAACGCTTCAATCTCAAAATCTAATGCATCTTCGTAATGGTGGAATTATTCCCGATGTTGCCCAAGATCTACACAGAAAACACATAGAACCAACTGTGGATAAAACTTTACAGGCAGCTAATATAAGTATGTCAGATATTAGTGCTATCGCTGTGACATTACAACCTGGTCTGCCATTAAGTCTTGCTATAGGTATGAAATATGCAAAGTATTTGGCTAGAAAATTTAATAAGCCCATCATACCAATTCACCACATGGAGGCCCACGCATTAGTTGTGCGAATGGAGCATGAAGTTTCATTTCCATTTTTAACATTGCTCATATCAGGTGGGCATTGTTTACTTGCAGTTGCACAAGATGTGAACAAGTTCTTGTTACTAGGAGAGAGTATGGATTGTGCTCCTGGTGaggtttttgataaaattgcaAGAAGAATGAAATTAAGAAATGTACCTGAATATTCACAAATGTGTGGTGGACAAGCAGTGGAAATGGCTGCTTCAAAAGCAACAAATCCAAACATGTTTAAATTACCACTTCCGTTAGCAGAATATAAAGATTGTAATTTTAGCTTTAATGGACTAAAAACATCCGTGATGTATCAACTTTTTAAAAAGGAAAAAGTTCACAATATCAATGCTGACAAATTGATTCCAGAAGTAAATGACTTATGTGCGGCAACATTAATGGCTGTTTCTAGACATTTAATACATAGGACTCAGAGGGCTATAGAATTTtgcagtaaaaataatttaataccaaATAATAAGAAACAGCTTGTAGTATCTGGAGGTGTAGCatgcaataaatatatctttaactcTCTTACAATATTGTGTAATGAATTAGATTATGCCATTTTTAGACCTGCACCAAAGTTATGCACTGATAATGGAGTTATGATAGCATGGAATGGCTTGGAAAAGTGGCGGAGAAATATTGATATAGTCACTGATCTTGAGACTTTAGATATAAAAGCCCAAAGTCCATTGGGTGTAAGTCTCGTCAACAAAGTTATTGAAGCAAGGATACCaatgaaattgttaaaaattaaagttaagttataa
- the LOC126768373 gene encoding cytochrome P450 302a1, mitochondrial, with protein sequence MRTAQDRDGDYDAEALDNIAWLNWRRYGGLVKEVPGVKLLNVYEPELIEAVFRQKERYPARRSHIAMLHYRLSKPEIYNTGGLLSTNGPEWWRIRSSFQKNFSSPQNAKQYVHDVDNIARKFVKWVKEGRTFSNKDFLPYLNRLNLEVIGVVAFNEHFESFSPNEQHPESRSSKIIKSAFSSNSGIMKLDKGILWRYFKTPLYRKLAESQEYLEKISMDILLNRIHFYQKEKDDADKSLLASFLQQPNVDIKDITGVMVDILMAAIDTTSYTTSFALYHLARNQDSQNKLFEELISLMPEKDADITSDILLKAVYLRSCVKESLRLNPVAIGVGRVLQNDIILKGYLIPKDTVVVMQNMVASRLPQYLRDPLLFKPERWIRDSDHYENIHPFLSLPFGFGPRSCIARRLAEQNISITLIRLIREFKIKWMGGDLGVRTLLINKPDKPISLSFTTRSL encoded by the exons atgaggactgcccaagatcgggatg GCGACTACGATGCGGAGGCACTAGACAATATTGCATGGCTCAATTGGCGTAGATACGGAGGGCTGGTAAAGGAAGTTCCTGGtgtaaaattgttaaatgtttACGAACCTGAACTAATAGAAGCGGTTTTTCGTCAAAAAGAACGATATCCAGCCCGAAGGAGCCACATTGCAATGCTACATTATCGTCTCAGCAAACCAGAAATATACAATACGGGCGGGCTTCTTTCCAC taatgGTCCAGAATGGTGGCGAATTCGAAGTTCATTTCAGAAAAATTTTTCAAGTCCTCAAAACGCTAAACAGTATGTACATGATGTTGATAATATTGCGAGGAAATTTGTGAAATGGGTTAAGGAAGGCAGAACTTTTTCTAATAAAGATTTCTTGCCTTACTTAAATCGCTTAAACTTGGAag TGATTGGTGTTGTTGCTTTTAATGAGCATTTTGAAAGTTTTTCCCCGAATGAACAACATCCAGAGTCACGAAgcagtaaaattattaaatcagCTTTTAGTTCTAACAGCGGTATCATGAAACTCGATAAGGGAATATTGTggagatattttaaaacaccaTTGTATAGAAAACTCGCAGAATCTCAAGAATATTTAGAAaa AATCTCTATGGATATATTGCTAAACAGAATACATTTTTACCAAAAAGAAAAGGATGATGCTGACAAATCGTTGTTGGCTTCTTTTCTTCAACAACCTAATGTCGATATTAAGGACATTACAGGAGTTATGGTGGATATTTTAATGGCAGCCATAGATACG actTCGTATACAACAAGTTTTGCTTTATATCATTTAGCACGAAATCAAGACAGTCAGAATAAACTATTCGAGGAATTGATATCACTAATGCCTGAAAAAGATGCAGACATTACATCCGATATATTATTGAAAGCTGTGTATCTTAGGAGTTGTGTTAAAGAAAGTCTACGGTTGAATCCCGTTGCAATTGGAGTTGGACGAGTGttacaaaatgatattatattaaaaggatATTTGATTCCCAAGGAT acgGTGGTAGTGATGCAGAACATGGTAGCATCCCGTCTACCTCAATATCTTCGAGATCCCTTGCTTTTCAAGCCGGAGCGCTGGATTCGAGACTCTGATCACTACGAAAATATACATCCATTCCTAAGCCTCCCTTTTGGGTTTGGACCGCGGTCGTGCATAGCACGGAGGCTTGCGGAACAAAATATCAGTATTACTTTGATACGG TTGATTcgagaatttaaaataaagtggaTGGGAGGTGATCTCGGTGTTCGAACTCTATTGATTAATAAGCCTGATAAGCCGATATCATTATCATTTACTACTAGAAGTTTATAA
- the LOC126768299 gene encoding uncharacterized protein LOC126768299 produces the protein MFKQKLFLLMCVYSALAALDSYSAQQDPDQFHIQTDEDDDRYFLYQTHNGQYRKERRLKDGSVVGTTGWVGADGFLRLQDYIADDQGYRIYKSKTVYVGENRPIGESLKIAKTAPTDSGFNITPAPAPHPPRGTPRFSTTTPAPLPHSSTQSIHNIYPSEISITPPPLSYSRPTSTPKVDVSSNSIDSSTQYDFKTTVTPITASDDSTPSNPYNYDLSNTNTIDGYYASDSSPNGRFDVINPNSYRHANDWTRRQKPEVRLGDGYTPQFPGYDGVAFRRNGFRYYLPKQYHEEETQDADERTGSFGYIDPFGIRRVIYYNTAPGQGFQIRKNNRYVGHDATPYDPRPAK, from the exons ATGTGCGTATACAGCGCACTAGCTGCTCTAGATAGTTACAGCGCGCAGCAAGATCCCGATCAGTTCCATATACAAACAGATGAAGATGACGATCGTTATTTCCTTTACCAAACGCACAACGGCCAATATCGTAAGGAGCGACGACTCAAAGATGGTTCTGTAGTTG GAACCACGGGCTGGGTGGGCGCTGATGGTTTTTTAAGACTGCAAGACTACATCGCAGATGATCAAGGATACAGAATTTATAAATCCAAAACAGTTTACGTGGGAGAAAATCGACCAATAGga gaATCTCTTAAAATAGCAAAAACAGCACCAACTGATTCTGGTTTCAACATAACTCCAGCACCAGCCCCTCATCCTCCGCGAGGGACTCCACGCTTCAGTACGACAACTCCAGCCCCTCTTCCTCATTCTTCTACACAGAGCATACACAATATATACCCCTCAGAAATATCCATAACACCGCCACCACTATCTTATTCTCGTCCTACCTCAACACCCAAAGTTGACGTGTCATCTAACTCTATCGATTCATCGACGCAATACGATTTTAAGACAACCGTCACTCCAATCACAGCTAGCGATGATTCTACACCGTCGAATCCTTATAATTACGATTTATCTAATACCAATACAATAGACGGATATTACGCCAGTGATAGCTCTCCAAATGGCCGTTTTGATGTTATCAATCCGAATTCTTATAGACATGCAAATGACTGGACCAGGCGACAAAAGCCTGAAGTGCGCCTCGGCGATGGCTACACTCCCCAATTCCCAGGCTATGATGGTGTCGCATTTAGAAGGAACGGATTCCGATACTACCTTCCTAAGCAATATCATGAAGAAGAAACCCAAGATGCTGATGAAAGAACAGGCAGTTTTGGATATATAGATCCCTTCGGAATTCGtcgagtaatatattataatacagccCCTGGACAAGGGTTCCAAATTCGAAAAAACAATAGATATGTTGGCCATGATGCAACTCCTTACGACCCAAGACCtgcaaaataa